From a single Endozoicomonas euniceicola genomic region:
- a CDS encoding restriction endonuclease subunit S: MSDIRRKNLKDVSQFNEIPIGWGEVTIEEICDLGRGRVISQDEVKNNLGAYPVYSSQTQNNGQMGMIDTYDFDGEYVTWTTDGENAGTVFYRIGKFNCTNVCGTLKAKSENVNLKFLSYQLGQVAKRYVSYIGNPKLMNGVMGKVGLILPTVEQQKKIAKILSTVDDLITRTQSLIDKYTSIKQGMMADLFSRGIDTATGQLRPGFEEAPELYKETELGWVPKGWEVQPLEKLLVNVSTPMRSGPFGSALLKHELVEEGIPLLGIDNIFVEHFENNFRRFVTSQKFNELSRYAVRPKDVVITIMGTVGRCCVLPENIGAALSSKHLWTMTFDQEKVIPDLICWQLNYAPWVKAALHRESQGAVMDAIQSKALRTLLLPVPPMAEQEKINAIYSTVNTKQSAQRQYKQKLEVQKKGLMQDLLTGKVPVPV; the protein is encoded by the coding sequence ATGAGTGATATTAGAAGAAAAAACCTAAAAGATGTTTCTCAGTTCAATGAAATTCCAATTGGGTGGGGAGAGGTAACAATTGAAGAAATTTGTGATTTAGGTCGCGGTAGGGTTATTAGTCAGGATGAGGTCAAGAATAACCTTGGTGCCTACCCTGTTTATTCTTCCCAAACGCAAAATAACGGTCAAATGGGAATGATTGACACATATGATTTCGATGGTGAATATGTGACATGGACCACGGACGGAGAAAATGCAGGGACTGTTTTCTACAGAATAGGGAAATTCAACTGCACAAACGTATGTGGGACTTTAAAGGCAAAAAGTGAAAACGTAAACCTCAAATTTTTGAGTTATCAACTGGGGCAAGTTGCAAAAAGATATGTTTCATATATTGGCAACCCAAAGTTGATGAATGGTGTTATGGGCAAGGTAGGCTTGATTTTGCCGACAGTAGAACAACAGAAAAAGATAGCTAAAATTCTCTCAACAGTTGACGATCTGATTACCCGAACCCAGTCCCTTATCGACAAATACACCTCCATCAAACAAGGCATGATGGCAGACCTGTTCAGCCGTGGCATTGATACCGCTACCGGCCAGCTGCGCCCAGGCTTTGAAGAAGCCCCGGAGCTGTATAAGGAAACAGAGCTTGGTTGGGTGCCAAAGGGGTGGGAGGTTCAGCCTTTAGAGAAACTGTTGGTAAATGTCTCAACACCAATGAGGAGCGGCCCATTTGGTAGCGCTTTGTTGAAACATGAGCTTGTAGAAGAAGGTATTCCGCTGCTGGGCATTGATAATATTTTCGTTGAGCATTTTGAAAACAACTTTCGCCGTTTTGTGACATCACAAAAATTCAACGAGTTGTCACGTTATGCTGTTCGCCCGAAGGATGTGGTTATCACCATTATGGGAACTGTTGGTCGTTGTTGCGTACTTCCTGAAAATATTGGTGCGGCACTATCCTCAAAGCATTTGTGGACTATGACTTTTGATCAGGAAAAAGTTATTCCTGATCTGATTTGCTGGCAATTGAACTATGCACCGTGGGTTAAAGCAGCTCTGCATAGGGAGTCGCAAGGGGCGGTTATGGATGCAATACAGTCCAAAGCTCTGAGAACCTTGCTTTTACCAGTCCCCCCAATGGCTGAACAAGAAAAAATAAATGCTATTTACAGTACCGTAAATACAAAACAATCTGCTCAACGGCAATACAAGCAAAAGCTCGAAGTTCAGAAAAAAGGCTTAATGCAAGACCTCCTGACCGGAAAGGTGCCCGTACCGGTATGA
- a CDS encoding Rap1a/Tai family immunity protein → MRNSIKELFILAALAFTANVSADGTRFLEDCNNYAVSRGTFGQGYCIGVVVGVISASDKICLPENVTFKQAVLIVEKYLKDNPQELHFSEGSLAEYALSKTWACPK, encoded by the coding sequence TTGAGAAACTCAATTAAAGAGCTCTTCATTCTTGCAGCGTTAGCATTTACAGCCAACGTTAGCGCTGATGGAACGAGATTCCTAGAAGATTGCAATAACTATGCAGTTTCTAGAGGAACCTTTGGTCAGGGCTATTGCATAGGTGTTGTAGTTGGCGTGATCAGTGCGTCAGACAAAATATGTCTACCTGAAAATGTGACTTTTAAGCAAGCGGTTCTAATTGTAGAGAAATATCTGAAAGATAATCCGCAGGAACTGCATTTTTCAGAGGGTTCTCTGGCCGAATACGCTTTGTCGAAAACTTGGGCTTGTCCAAAATGA
- the darT gene encoding type II toxin-antitoxin system toxin DNA ADP-ribosyl transferase DarT, with protein MFYKNLNPQKALIWRITHRNNLPWLLDNGLHCGTSTVRSSDWVDIGNPELIDKRGNHPVPDKPGGVLNDYVPFYFTPFSVMMQNIHTGWSVPKRDNDEIVILVSSLYRIRELELPFLFTDSHAYYMWANFYSGLADLDKVDWSILQRRDFKRDQDDPAKFERYQAEALVYRHVPVEALLGVVCYTEELKLQIDQLMQQRGLGLSVYVRTGWYFQ; from the coding sequence ATGTTTTACAAAAATCTCAACCCTCAAAAAGCCCTGATCTGGAGAATTACTCACCGGAATAACCTTCCGTGGCTGCTGGATAATGGCTTGCACTGCGGAACCAGTACGGTTCGCTCATCTGATTGGGTGGATATAGGGAATCCTGAGCTGATTGATAAACGTGGTAATCATCCTGTTCCAGATAAACCTGGTGGAGTATTGAATGATTACGTTCCCTTCTACTTCACCCCTTTTTCGGTGATGATGCAGAATATCCACACAGGATGGAGCGTACCCAAAAGGGATAATGACGAAATCGTTATTCTTGTTTCCAGCTTGTATCGAATACGAGAGTTGGAACTTCCATTCCTGTTTACGGATAGCCATGCTTATTATATGTGGGCAAACTTTTACAGTGGCCTCGCTGATCTTGATAAAGTGGACTGGTCAATCCTGCAACGTCGTGATTTTAAGCGGGATCAGGATGATCCAGCCAAGTTTGAGCGCTATCAGGCAGAGGCTTTGGTTTACCGGCACGTACCAGTAGAAGCATTGCTGGGTGTCGTTTGTTATACCGAAGAGCTAAAATTGCAGATAGATCAGCTTATGCAGCAGCGAGGGCTTGGGTTGTCAGTCTACGTGCGAACGGGGTGGTATTTCCAATGA
- the darG gene encoding type II toxin-antitoxin system antitoxin DNA ADP-ribosyl glycohydrolase DarG, whose protein sequence is MIKYTTGNLLDAPAEALVNTVNTVGVMGKGIALMFKERFDKNMKEYVKACKAKEVQVGKMFVTKTDELIGPHWVVNFPTKKHWRYPSKMEWVVDGLQDLKRFILEENVRSIAIPPLGAGNGGLPWPAVREQIELALSDLHDVEILIFEPTAKYQNIAKSKGAEKLTPARALIAELIRRYWVPGMECSLLEVQKLAWVLERVIEKQQLENPLQLQFSPENYGPYANRLQHVLNHLDGSYLKSDKRIADSSPLDVIRFNEKYKIKLQTYLESKATKYLPALEEASKIISGFESPFGLELLTTVDWLISRESCNGTVDDVMEAIKQWPAGSKWASRKEKLFSERDVSIALSRLQEMKMAA, encoded by the coding sequence ATGATCAAATACACGACAGGCAATCTTCTTGACGCACCTGCCGAAGCTCTGGTTAACACGGTTAACACCGTCGGGGTTATGGGAAAAGGTATTGCCCTGATGTTCAAAGAGCGCTTTGACAAAAACATGAAGGAGTACGTCAAAGCCTGCAAGGCTAAAGAAGTTCAGGTTGGCAAAATGTTTGTCACTAAAACTGATGAGCTTATAGGCCCCCACTGGGTGGTGAATTTTCCGACTAAGAAGCATTGGCGTTATCCCTCAAAAATGGAGTGGGTGGTTGATGGTTTGCAAGACCTAAAACGCTTTATTCTTGAAGAAAATGTCAGGTCCATCGCCATTCCTCCCCTTGGAGCTGGCAATGGCGGTCTTCCCTGGCCTGCCGTTCGTGAGCAGATTGAACTGGCTCTGTCAGATTTGCACGATGTAGAGATTCTTATTTTTGAGCCGACTGCAAAATACCAGAATATTGCCAAGTCAAAAGGTGCTGAAAAGCTGACCCCTGCAAGGGCGTTAATTGCCGAGTTAATCCGTCGCTATTGGGTTCCTGGTATGGAATGCAGCCTGCTGGAAGTGCAAAAGTTAGCCTGGGTTCTTGAAAGAGTGATTGAGAAACAACAGCTTGAAAACCCTCTCCAGCTTCAGTTCAGCCCGGAAAATTATGGCCCTTATGCTAACCGCCTGCAGCACGTTTTGAATCATCTGGATGGTAGCTATTTAAAAAGTGACAAGCGTATAGCGGATAGTAGTCCGCTGGATGTTATTCGCTTTAACGAAAAATATAAAATCAAATTGCAAACTTATCTTGAGTCAAAGGCTACAAAATACTTGCCAGCACTTGAGGAAGCCTCGAAGATCATTTCTGGTTTTGAATCTCCTTTCGGACTAGAGCTGTTGACAACCGTTGACTGGCTGATCAGCAGGGAGAGCTGCAATGGAACGGTTGATGATGTCATGGAAGCAATAAAACAATGGCCTGCAGGTTCTAAGTGGGCTTCCAGAAAAGAGAAGTTGTTCAGTGAGCGTGATGTTTCGATAGCTTTATCAAGACTTCAGGAAATGAAGATGGCTGCCTGA